The region GAACGGACGAACAGCGGCCGTCCCTTGTCCAGCCCGGTAATATTCTCACCCGAGAAATAGCCGTAGCTCAGCAAGCCGCCGCCATCGGCGTCTGCCTCCAGTGCTTTATTGAACAGAACGCTGAACAGCTGCGCCGGATCAGCCTTGAAGCCCATCGCCTCCGAGAATTCCCGGAACAAGCCGACCCAGGCGTTGATATCGCTGGAGCAATTGTTGGCATGTACCATTCCCACCGGACTGCCATCCGGGGTGGTCACCATGTCAATCTCAGGATATACCGCCGTAAGATCCTTCTCCAGCACGATCATAGCGAATACGGAGGTGCCTACAGAGATATTACCAGTCCGTTTGCGGACACTATTCGTAGCGACCATTCCTGTTCCGGCATCGCCTTCCGGCGGACAGAGCGGAATGCCTGCCAGCAGGTCCCCCGACTCATCCAGCAGTCTAGCACCGGCTTCTGTTAACACACCCGCCTGCTCGCCTGCAGCGTAGACCTTGGGCAGAAGATCACTCAGCTTCCAAGGGTAATTCTTAGCGGCAATCAGCTCATCAAACTGGCTGACCATGGCCGGATGGTAATTCTGCGAAGCTTCATCTATAGGGAAGACCCCGGAGGCATCGCCAATCCCAATCGCCTTGCTGCCGGTCAGCAGCCAATGGATGTATCCGCCCAGCGTCGTTACGAACGTTGCCTGCGGAACATGCTCTTCCCCGTTCAGAATCGCCTGATACAGGTGGGCAATGGTCCAGCGCTCCGGAATATTGAACTGGAACAGCTCTGTTAATTCCTTGGCCGCCGCACCGGTTGTAGCATTGCGCCAGGTCCGGAACGGAACCAGCAGCTCGCCCGTGCTGTCAAAGGCCATATATCCATGCATCATTGCTGAGAATCCGATCGAACCGACAGTAGTAACCGTAATCCCGTATTTCTGTGCAACCTCCTGCTTCATCTCGCGGTAAGCGGCTTGCAGGCCCTTAATAATATCCGTCAAAGGATACGTCCAATATCCGCCTTCCAGCAGGTTCTCCCACTCGTAGCTTCCGGATGCAACCGTCTCGAACTGCTGATCAATCAGGACGGCCTTGATACGTGTGGACCCAAATTCGATACCCAGTGATGTCTCTCCCTTAAGTATCGCTTGCTTGATGTTCTGATCCATGCCCACGTTACTCCTCTCTGAACCAAACTGTGTTACTTACGAATCTAAAGAATGCGCTTCCTTTATGAACAGGTTTAGTATATTTTTTGTTCGTACATTTGTCAACAATGGATATAAGATATACCTACAAATTTACCGGAAAAACACCCCTATTTTACGCAAATCATTAGATATAGTAGACACCGGAGGATATTAAGCTTATATTCAAGCTATAATATGTACGTACAACTATAATAATTTATCCATTTCAAATAAGAACAACTATGAAAGAAGTGACCCGTGTGCGAACCAAGTACCAGATCATATTCGATGAACTCAAAAGCAATATCCTGTCCGGCACCTACAGTGTAGGCGAACAAATTCCTACTGAATCTGCGCTGCAGGAGATGTACGGCGTCAGCCGCCAGACCGTGCGGAAGGCCATTCTGGAGCTGTCCAACGAGGGGTTCCTGCGGAGCGAGAAGGGCTCAGGCACCTATGTCAGCCACCAGTTCCGGTCCAAATCCGGGAATGGCGCGGGCAAACGGACCATCGGCGTAATAACCACATACCTCTCCGATTATATTTTCCCCTCCATTATCCGGGGGATTGAAGGCAGGCTCAACGAGGACAACTATTCCCTGCTGCTCGCCAGCACCAATAATGATGTGGCCCAGGAGAAGAAGGCGCTGGAGATGATGCTGTCCTTCGGGGTAGACGGGCTGATTATTGAGCCTACGAAAAGCAACCTGTATAACCCGAATATCGCCTACTACCTGTCGTTCAAGGAGCAGGATGTCCCGTTCATCATGATTAACGCTTATTATGAGGAGCTGGAGGTGCCGTTCTTCTGTCTGGATGATGTACAGTCCAGCTATCTGGCGACCCGGGAGCTGATCTCGAAGGGGCATACCCAGATCGGGATTATTGCCAAAATGGACGATCTCCAGGGCAAATACCGTATGAAGGGCTATATCAAGGCGCTCGGCGAAGCCAAGCTGCGCTTCCACCCGGAGCAGGTGCTCTCCTTCGATACGGAATCGAAGCAGGCGCTGTCGGCCAATCTGGAGCAATTCCTTACAGATAACAGAGAGGTGCTGACCGCTATCGTCTGTTATAACGATGAAGTGGGGCTGGAAGTCGTCAAGGTGTGCCGCGAGCTTGGGATCTCAATTCCGGGAGAGCTGTCGATTATCGGGCAGGACAATTCCTATATTGCCAAGAACGCGGGGATCAAGCTGACGACGCTGACCCACCCGCAGGAGCAGATGGGCCGGGATGCGGCCGAATGGGTCATTAAGAAGCTTCAGGGTAAAAAGGACCTGAAGAGCAGCACCTACTATCTGCCTGAGCTGATAGAGGGGGAGACGGTGCGGGTGCTGGAACCAGCTCCAGCGGAATAGGATAGTCCGCCCAGAAATAAGCTTAAGCTACACAGACAAACAGCCCTGACCGCTTCATGACCGTTACAGGCCGTGAAGCGGCAGGGCTGTTCTTATTTAATCTGGCAGAACCGGGGGACAGGCTTAGTCCAGCAGCGTAGAGATGCTTATGCTTTCAATCTTAGCGCCCTTGACATGGAACAGAATATAATCCACATAGTTGCTTGGGGCGAACCGGTAGTCATCCTCTTCCTCAGGTGCCCCGTCTCCGGTCAGCTTGCCTTCGGGATAGGCTTTTTTGAGTGTGTCCAGGCTGTCTCCGACCTTGATATTACGGACCGTAGTGTACTTCGGATCGGTAATCTTAATGCTGAAGATGTAGAACTGCTTGCCGTCACCCGAATCAATCGTCTTAATCTCAAGGCCCGGGAAGGTATACGTGTTCTCTGTTCTGCCGATCAGGGTATCCATATTCTTACCGTCATCCAAAGAATACGTGTGCGATTTCTTCGCCGTTGCCTTGCCCAGCATACTCTCCAGCTTAGCATCATCCACAATGTCGGAGAGAGCGATGGTGTGATCCTTATGGACAAAAGCCAGCTCCTTCAGAATCACATTTCCTTCCTTCTCAATGGTTCCCTCCTTGATCGCCTCGGAGCTGCCCGCTGAAGCCGCTGGGGTTGGCTCGGCTGTAGCAGCTTCAGTCGCCGCAGGCTCAGCAGCAGGGGTAGCCGAAGCTTCCGGTGCCGCTGTGGATACCGCTTCAGCTGTAGGTTCTGCCGAAGGGGTAGCCGCCGGAGCGGCCGAATCGGACTGGCATCCGGCCAGAAGTGTCATTAACAATACTGCGGGCAGCAGCAGCGCTGCCGGTTTTTTAAATGTTCCCATAAGTAATCCCTCCATGAATGTACGCGTTTGGCGCGTTGTTTGTTTGGTATGAGGTTAGTATACGAAAACCATTTATTAGTGTAATAACAGAGTTGTATCAGTCTTGTAACGTTAACTAAGCGGCAGATGGATAGAGACGGTGGTTCCGGTTCGGAGCTGGCTCTCTATGCTGAGGTGCCCGCCGAACTTCTCGGCGATCTCCTTACAGATGGACAGCCCCAGCCCCGTTCCGCCGGCCCCGCCGGCATTGCTTGCCCGGTAGAACCGCTCCTGTACACGGGTAAGTTCATCCGGGCTGATTCCGATGCCCTGATCGCTGATCTGCACGATGGCTTCCTGCTCTCTGGTTAACACTTCAATGCTTATCCGGGTGCGGGAATTGGAATACTTCACGGCGTTGTCCAGTACATTAGCGATGGCATGGGACATCAGCACCTGATTGACATTGACGAAGACCGGCGGTCCCTGGCGGATCGTAAGCTCTATCCCCTTACTGTCCGCCTTGACCCTCAATCCGGCGGCTACCCTTGCGGCCAGCTGTGCCAGATCTGTCTTCTCGGCATCGATTCCATCCTGCCCTGCCTTATCGAAGCGCGACAGCATGAGCAGCTCATTGACCAGCCGGGTCAGGCGGTCCGATTCATTCACCAGATGGAAGTAGATCCGCTGCAGCTCCTCATCCTCGTCCTCGCCTTCGTACAAATATTGTGAGAACCCCTTGATCGCAGCGAGCGGCGTCTTCAGCTCATGGGATACGTTCGAGACAAACTGCTTCTGATACTGGATATAGTCGCTGAGCTGAATGCCCATCCGGTTCAGGCCCGCAGCAAGCATGCCCAGCTCATCCTTCCTGTTCAGGCGCACCTCCCGGAACTGCTGCTTGGAGAAGCTCTCTGTCGCGCCAAGCAGATATTTGATCGGCTTCGTTGTATTCCGGGCAATGAATAGACTGGAGAGTGTAATCAGAATAATGAATCCTCCTGCACCGGCGAACAGGATATAGCGGATCTGGTCCATCATCGTATAGAAATAAGAGACATCCTCCACAAACTCGTACACATAGCTGTTCTGATAATATTTGTCTTGAATCGGAACCGCGAAGTACAGCAGGTGATCCTCGGAGACCGTATACGCATAATTGCCCTTAAGGGCGTTCTGGATATTCCCTGGGAAAATGACGGGGGTCTTGTTATTAATCACAATTCCGTCAACGGCGAGTCCCAGCAGCTTCTGGCTGCTGTCGTAGATCCGCACCTCCTTGACGGAGGCTTTTAACGTCTCCAGCGCACTTCTCGCCACCGCCTCCATCTGCCCGGCATCCACCTCTTGTTCGAGCCTGGAGAGCACCTCCCTGAAGGACATCTCGCCAAGATCCGCCTTCTCCATCATTTGCTTCTCTATCGTTACGAAGCTGAAATAGTCAATCGCCTTATTCACCGAAATAATGATCACGGCAAAGGACAGCACCGAGAACAGCAAATACATTAGCACCAGCCGGGTCGCGTATTTCAGGCGGAGCCACCTCCCAGCTGATAACCGAAGCCGTAGACAGTCCTGATATATTTCGGATTCTCGGCATCATCCTCCAGCTTCTTTCTTAAGCGCATAATCGTCATATCCACGCTGCGGCTGTCGCCCATGAAGTCATAGCCCCAGACGATCTCCAGCAGCTCATCCCGGGTATAGATTTTGTCAGGGCGCTTCAGCAGCGTCTCCAGAATCCGGAATTCCTTGGCTGTCAGAGCCACCGGAACGCCGCCCTTCTGCACCACCCGGGTCTCCAGATCGAAGGTCAGCTCCTCATGAGAGATCCGGGTATCTTCAGCATCTGCGGGCAGGCCGCTGTTCTGGGCTCTCCGGAGCACCACCTTGATCCGCGCCAGCAGCTCCCGGTTATCGAACGGCTTGGTCATGTAATCCTCAGCCCCCAGCTCAAGTCCCAGCACCTTATCTATAATCTCATTCTTGGCCGACAGCATAATGACGGGAACCGCCTGCCGTTTGGTGATCTCCTTGCACAGGTCATAGCCGGAGCAATCGGGCAGCATCAGATCCAGCACCACCAGATCCGGCTGAAAAGCATCCAGGGCCGTAAGCCCCGCACTTCCGTTCTCCGCTGTCCGCACCTCATAATTCTCTCTGCGGAGCACAAGCTCGATCAGGTCCCGCAGGGCCGCTTCATCATCAATTACGAGAATTTTGTTCATCCGATCCCTCCTCCTATACCTAATATTAACACCGCAAGAGCACGTTAATCTCCCTGTCACCGTCCGAACCCCCGCAACGACCCATTGTGTTCGGTTTTCAGCCCTGTTAGAGCTTGGCAACAAGTGGAAACGGCTTTGCTGTCCTTTTGAAGGACGGTACCGTTTCAGCGAGAAATAGAAGGATAATGTATAGCGTGAAACATATACATTCTTATATTTAAATAAACCTTCGGCAGATGGTTCACCTTATCCGTATTTCAACATACCTTGAATAAACCAACTAGAAAGGGGACAAATCAATGTATCTGCTCTGGGTAATCATCGTAGGGGGACTCATCGGCTGGCTAAGCGGCAATCTAATCGGGCGAGATGTTCCGGGAGGCGTACTCGGCAATGTAATCGCCGGGTTCATCGGCTCCTGGCTGGGCTCCGAGCTGCTTGGTCCAAGGGGCCCTGTAGTAGGTGGCTTCCACATTGTTCCGGCCATTATCGGCTCCATCGTTACACTATTGATCTTCTTTGCCCTGGCCCGCGGCGGCGCCTTCCGGCGCCGTTAATCCTTCCTGCCGGCCGCTGCAAAGTCAACACAGAGCCCCTCCTGTTCACCAGGCAGGGGGCTCTGCCATGTCATCCTTACAGAATCCTTAGAATCTGCCCTTAGAGTAGAGGTAGAGAAAGGATGATATACTATGCAGGATAATATTCTGGAAATACAGGATCTATGTAAAAGCTTCAAGCGCCAGACCGCCGTCAATAACGTATCGTTAACAGTCGCGCGCAATTCCGTCTACGGGCTGCTCGGTCCGAACGGTGCAGGCAAATCCACCCTGCTCAAAATGATTACCGGGATGCTGCGCCCCGATTCCGGGAGAATCTGCTTCCAGGGCCGGGAATGGACCCGGAAGGACTTAAGCCGGATCGGCGTATTGATTGAAGCACCGCCGCTGTACGATAATCTGACTGCCCGGGAGAATCTCAAGGTACGCACGCTGGCTCTCGGACTGCCGCTGTCGCGTATCGAAGAGGTGCTTGCTGTTGTCGATCTGACCGCAACCGGGAAGAAGCGGGCCGGACAATTCTCCATGGGCATGAAGCAGCGGCTCGGCATCGCCATTGCACTCTTGAACCAGCCGGAGCTGCTGATTCTGGACGAGCCGACCAACGGGCTGGACCCGATCGGGATTCAGGAGCTGCGGGAGCTGATCCGCTCCTTCCCGGAGCAGGGAATCACCGTCATCCTGTCGAGCCACCTGCTCTCCGAGGTGGAGCAGACAGCCGACCATATCGGCATTATCGCAGGCGGCGTGCTGGGCTATCAGGGAGCGGTCTCCCCGGATCAGGATCTGGAGGCGCTGTTCATGCAGGTCGCAGCAGCCCACCGGAGGGAGGGTGCCGCCCATGCTTAATATCATTAGAGCGGAACACCTGAAATGGCGGCGTACCTTCATTCCCAAGCTGGCCTGGATCGCTCCAGTATTCACTCTGTTCTTGTGCGCTGTTCTGATGGGCGGCGGCTTTTTTCAGAGCGGGTCTTATAACTGGTGGTACACGATACTGTTGCCCGGAGCGCTGAGCCTGGTCTGTTCGCTGGCGCTGCAGAAGGACGCGAAGCTGAAATACCGCGGAATACTGGCCTTGCCCTTTACACCGGGAACGCTCTGGGCCGGGAAAATCATCGCCTGTGCGTATTGGCTAATGGCTGCGCTCCTCGTGTTCCTGACCGGGGTTACAGCCGGGGGGCTACTGTTCGGACAGACGATTACACTGCTGAGCAGTCTGGGGGGCAGCATATTGATCTTCCTAACCTTCCTGTGGCAGATCCCGCTGTGCCTGTTCCTGGCGGCCCGTCTCGGATTATTCGCAGCGGTCCTGCTGAACCTTGCCGGTACTATTCTAGGTGTAGTTCAATTCGACAAGGGCGGGTTATGGGATTACATCCCCTATACGATTACCTTCAGGCTCATGTGTCCGGTGCTGTCCATCCTGCCGAACGGCCTGCCGGTTCCTGCGGACAGCCCGCTGCGCAGCACAGAAATGATTCTTCCGGATACGCTGGTCTCTCTCGGATGGTTCGCCATCCTGTTCCTGCTCACCACCGTATGGTTCCGTAGACAGGAGGCGAAGTAGCATGAATGCACTTCCGGGTCTGCTCAGAGCCGATCTGCTCAAAATGCGGCGCACCCCGTTTCTCCTGATCCATCTGCTGACCCCGCTGATCGGGGCCGGCCTGTTCCTGGCCTATTATTCCATCTCTGCTGCAAGTGAAGCGGGCAAGGTGATGGGGTTCATGCAGGCAGTCGCTTGTGCGTTTCCTACCCTCATCGGGCTAGTCTGTGCGATGGCGGCGGAGCAGGAGGCCGCCTCCGGAGGGTTTCAGGGGATGCTAGCCCTGCCTGCGGGCAGGACAACAACCTTTTTGAGCAAGCTCCTGCTCCTGCTGGGATTCAGCCTGGGGGCTGTCCTGCTGGTCTTCGTCCTGTTCAGCGTGGGCTTTGCCGGAATGCTGGGGCAGGACCGGCACGGCATACCCTTTTATCTCACCGGCTCTGTGATCCTGTTCGCAAGCAATATCCTGCTCTATCTGCTTCACTTCGCGCTCAGCCTGCGCTTCGGACGGGGCGTCTCTATCGGCATAGGAATCACGGGAAGCCTGCTCGCTGCCCTGATGCTGACCGGTCTTGGCGATATCCTGTGGCCGTATATCCCCTTCGCCTGGGGCGGCCGTTTCCTCTCCCTGCTGGAGATTCAGCATTCGGGAGGTTTGCCGCCATTTGCCGAAACGGGATTGGCCACCGGCGTATCCATCTGCATAGTAGCAACGATAGCTGCCGGCCTCCTCAGTATGGTATGGTTCTACAAGTGGGAGGGCCGCTCTGCGGATAACTAGCCTACTAATCTGTAAATGAGGGAATCCATGACTATGGCCAAAATACTTGTGGTAGACGATGAACCCGCCATCCTGTCCCTGATAGCCAACGCGCTCAGTACCGACCGCCATCTGGTAACCACCTTCTCTGATTCCACGCTGGTGCGCGGGACCGACCTCGGTGCATATGACCTGATTCTGCTGGATGTGATGATGCCCGGCGTGGATGGCTTCACCCTGTGCCGGGAGATCCGCACGGCGGTGGATTGTCCCATTCTTTTTTTGACGGCGAAGACGCTGGAAAGTGACCTGATGTTCGGACTGGGGCTGGGGGCGGATGATTATATTATGAAGCCCTTCGGCATAGGCGCGCTGCGGGCGCGGATCAACGCTCATCTGCGGCGGGAGAACCGGGAGAAGCGCAACATTCTGTATATGGACCCTGTACGCTTCAACCTCTCCGGTAAAGAGCTGTACGCCCGGGAGGACAAGGTGCCGCTGACCAAAAGTGAATATGAAATCTGCGAGTTTCTGGCCCGCCACCGCGGTCAGGTCTTCTCCAAAGAGAGTATCTACGAAGGGGTCTTCGGATATGACGGGGAGAGTGACAGCAGTGCCATTACGGAGCATGTCAAGAACATCCGCGCCAAGCTGGGCCGGTATGGGCTTGAGGCCATTGAAACCATCTGGGGGATCGGATATAAGTGGAAGCTGTAAAACAACGCAAAACCGTGCGGCTGCGCACCTTTTTTCTGCACTACCTGCTGCTGTTGAGTCTCGGTACCGTTCTGCTGCTGGGAGTATTGGTCGGCGCATTCACACTGGCGTTCGCCCGGGGGGCGCTGCTGCCTGCCAACTATGACGAGAAGGAAATCGCCCAGTTCAAGCAGCAGCTGGCTGCGGGCGGAGCGGATAAGTCTCCCCAGGTCCCGGGCCGGCTGGAGTACACCGTATTCACCTTGGACGGGAAGCCGCTGGCCGGCAATCTGACAGCTAAAGAGGCGGAGCAAGCCTGGAGAATTGTCCGGGAGGGGAACAACAGAAGCTCCTACTACTACACCACCGCTGAGCATGGGCAGAAGCTGTGGATCTTCCGCTATGTCCTGACACCGCAGTATGCTTCTCCAGTGCTGCGCAGCGCGCTGCCGAATCCCCAGCTCCTGGGACCCTCGCTCTTCGTGCTCGGGTTCCTGCTGATGGCCGCCCTGCTCGCGGCCCGGTTCGGCCGGAAGCTCTCGGAGCGGATGGCCGGCCTGCAGGATGCGACCGAGAACATCCGGCGCGAGAATCTGGAGTTCACCGTCCAGCCCAGCGGCATCCGGGAGATTGACGAGGTGCTGGGCTCCCTGGACCGGATGAAGGATGCCCTGCAGACTTCACTGGAGCAGCAGTGGATGCTGGAGCGCTCCCGCAGCGAGCAGATCTCCGCGCTGGCCCATGACATCAAGACGCCGCTGACCATTATCCGGGGCAATGCCGAGCTGCTTCAGGAGATTGTTGAGACGGAGCCGCAGCGTGAATACAGCGGCTATATCCGCCGCAGCGCCGAAGACATTGAAGCCTTCGTGCAGGAGGTCATTGACTTGTCCAGGCTGCAGTCCGGCTCATCCCGCCAGCAGACGCGGGTCCCGGCGGCAGAGATCGTGGCCGAGCTGGAGCTGCAAATGAAGGCCCTGGCTGCGGGCAGGGACCTCAAGACCTCTGTCCGGCAGGAGAAGCTGCCGGAATTCCTGTACATCCACAAGGAGCTGCTGCTGCGGGGAATCATGAACCTGATCGCCAATGCGGCCGAGCACACCCCGCCCGGGGGAAGCATTGCCCTGCTCGTCCAGGGTGAAGCGGCGGCGGTTCAGTTCACGGTTACCGATACCGGCAGCGGCTTCTCAGCGGCTGACCTCCGGGAGGCGACTAACCAATTCTACCGGGGCGATCCGAGCCGCAGCTCCGGGGATCATCACGGAATGGGGCTCTACATTGCGCGGTCTGTGGCCGAGCAGCACGGAGGCAGTCTGATCCTCAGCAACGCCGGACCCTCCGGGGGCGGGAAGGTCACGATGCGCATTACCGTGCCTGAGCAACGGCCCGGCCCGGGGGTAGACTAAAACGCCGTCTGCGGTCAGGCGGCGTTTAGTCCCAGCTTTCTTTTCAGCTCCGGATAGATCCGGCCGTACAGCTTCCGCCGCAGCGCCGAATGATACAGGGCCAGCACCAGTGTCACTACGATCAGCGCGGCAGGTACGATATACAGCACCGGATGATCCACGAAATAGCCGAACACATCATAGCCCCGGTTGATATACCTGCCGTAGATCGCAGCGATGGCAACCACCAGCAGCACCGGCAGAGCGAACAGACCGGACAGGATGTTGACCTTCTTCATCTTTTTGTAGGTGGATTGAAACGCGCTTTCACCCTGGGCTTCTTCGAGCAGCATGACCTGCTTATCGAAGGAGTCGCTTTTGCGTACCGGCATCTTGGATTGTGTGATGTAGTTGTGCAGCACATCGAGTTCGTGGCTGAATTCCATTGTTTTTAATATTGCTCTTCCTGCGTTCATCGATGGTTTCCTCCTAAAATTCAGACTTCTCCCCAGTTCCGCTGATACAAGCGGCGGGAGGGGGTGTGTTCCGTAGGCTCTGTGTACAGGTTGGTCGCGGTTATAAGCGCAGCCATCTTGTCCAGGAAGACCGCCTTCGGAATCTCCTGGCCGAGAATCAACTCGTAGACCTGCTGCAACTCGGCCAGAGTGAATTGCTCAGGCATTAAGAGCAGCGCGATTCCGGTTCTCTCCGTCTCCTTGCGCAGCTGCTGGATGGCATAGGCAATGATCTTGGCGTGATCAAAAGCGAGTCCGTCATTGGACAAGACGGCATATTGCACCGATCTGGCTGCCGGTGTAGCTGTCAACGTCTGTTCAATCACTGCTGCCAGCTCTTGTCCGCCCGCTTCCAGCCGAAGCTCATAGATACGGGTGCGGATGCAGCCCGGCTCCAACAGCTCCTTATGCTCCTGCCGGAGCTGGTAGCTTACCTTGAACCATGCCGCAGCCTCGGCATCATCCCCGGCCTCTAATTGGATGCGGCGGCTGTCGACAAGCGCCATATAGCTGCTGCTGATCACCCAAGTACGGGGATCGCGCCCGGGGTCAGAGAAGGTACGAAGCTGCTCCAGATATACGCCGGTGACGCCGGTTTCCTCCTCCAGCTCGCGTGCGGCCGCCTGATCTGTGGTCTCATCCGGCTGGGCGAAGCCGCCGGGCAGCGCCCACTTGCCCAGGCAGGGATGCCCGCCTCTGCGGATCAGCAGGAGACGCAACTCCTTCGCCG is a window of Paenibacillus sp. FSL H3-0469 DNA encoding:
- a CDS encoding NUDIX hydrolase, with amino-acid sequence MELRDGNGLTEREFLEQYRAGDYERPSVAADMVIFTVIDPAEDQEPEAAAKELRLLLIRRGGHPCLGKWALPGGFAQPDETTDQAAARELEEETGVTGVYLEQLRTFSDPGRDPRTWVISSSYMALVDSRRIQLEAGDDAEAAAWFKVSYQLRQEHKELLEPGCIRTRIYELRLEAGGQELAAVIEQTLTATPAARSVQYAVLSNDGLAFDHAKIIAYAIQQLRKETERTGIALLLMPEQFTLAELQQVYELILGQEIPKAVFLDKMAALITATNLYTEPTEHTPSRRLYQRNWGEV